AGCAGATCAACAAGCACAAGGAGGATTGGAACCCCTCAGAGAGCCGGGACTACATCGACAGCTACCTGCAGGAGATAGCCAAGGTcagcaatgctgagcaaagccttcTGCAGCAGGGCTCAGAAATGAGGGGGGATGAGAAATGAGCCAAATTCTCCAGCTGAGCTGCCTGTGTGGCCATTTAGGAGCTTAGGATGCACATCAGGCTCAGGGCATCCAtcagtgggatgggatggcagggggccagcagctcctgcccaaaTTCTTGTGTGGTTTGCACAAAGCCTGGTGTCAGGACAGCCCTCACTGTTCCTGCAGCACTAACACACCTTTTTGTGAAGGACAAGGGCAGTGACACCTTCCGGGAGGAACATCTCGTCGCCTGCACCCTCGACCTGATGTTTGCAGGAACCGAGACCACTTCCTCGACCCTCCGCTGGGCTCTGCTGTTCATGGCCTTACATCCAGAAATTCAAGGTACAAATAGCAAAAGGTCAGGGTTTCCCTTCCTTTTATCCCTCACAACTTTGTGAGAGACGCTTTTCTTGAGAGAAAAGTTGGGAATCTCCCTGCACTCACACAAAAGAGGTGCAAACAGTGGCACATGTTCCAGGTTAGTCCTTAGGGGACCCTCACAGCAACAACCTTGTGTTGTTCCAAGGGTTTTTGTCCTTGGGCCTTGGCTGATTCCTGCTCTTTCCCACCAGCCCGTGTGCAAGCCGAGATCGACGCCGTCATCGGACAGGCTCGGCAGCCAGTGCTGGAGGACAGGAACAACATGCCCTACACCAACGCCGTCATCCATGAGGTGCAGAGGAAAGCCAACATTGTCCCTTTCAGCATGCCAAGAGTGGCAGCGAAGGACACGATCCTGGATGGCTTCTTCATCCCAAAGGTAAGCTCACCCTGAGCACTGGGACCTCAGGGAGACTCCCAGCTCCCCAGACACGATTCACCAGGCCAGGCCCTCCTGCACAGACAcactgtccctgccctgtccaGAGTTCACTCCTGTTCAGTGTGCATTTTTGCCATCCAACCAACCAATATTCTCCAGCTCCCCAAaggtggcagagccctgcagggtCCCACACCCCCTGGGCACACCTTTGAGGCACAGATCCCAGCTCACAGAGCTCTTACAGGAACTCTGGCCCAAGATTACAGCAGACAAAAGTGATGCTGATGAGGGGAAAACGTGGTTCTAGAATCACTGCACCTCCAAAGGGACCCTGGACCTGCAGTGGTTGTCAGCCAAATAATTCCAGTAGAATTTGACTCTGCATGTTCTTCATGGAGAGACTGGAAGATAAAACTGCCCCTCCTGCTGTCAGTGCAAGAGAAAgtgttaattatttttctttttctcctcttaggGCACTGTTTTAACAATAAATATAACCTCTGTGATGTTTGACAAGAATGAGTGGGAAACCCCCAACACTTTTAACCCTGGCCATTTCCTGAAGGATGGGAAGTTCTGGAAAAGAGAATCATTTTTGGCATTTTCTATGGGTAAGATTTGCTGAATTGGGGTGTTTTCGTGTTCAGGCACCAGGCTTAGGTTTCCAGCTGCATGGAAGGGAAGGGCAGATATAGTTGGGAGATGCCACTCAAACAGCGGCCACGTGGTCGTGCCAAAGCACCACAACCACACTCAGAACCCTTTCTTGTCTCTCTTTTTAAATGTAGAGAAGGGAGATGAGGATGACTAAAAATCCCTGATAATTCCAGGGACCCCAGGAACACTTTCACCAGGGCAGGAGCATCgctctgtgctcctgctcccacatggctgaggtcactggggtcTCACTGTTGCCACCCCAGGctaccccagccagcagcttccctggggaggTGGCTTTTAGCACCCTGTTTCCCATACCAGCATCACACACCTTCTCAGTTGGGGCTGCAAAACTCATCCTGGGAAGAGATCAGGGACCGTGGTCCTGAGGGAAGGCAGAagcatttccagcagcaaaAGCTCAGTCTGAGGATGCCGTGGGTTGCTGTCTCCGCAGGGAAGCGCGCCTGCCTGGGCGAGGTGCTGGCCCGCTCCGagctcttcctcttcttcacgTCTCTGCTCCAGAAATTCACCTTCCAGGCACCCCCGGACACCACACTCAGCCTCCAGCCCCTGATGGGCATCACGATGGCCCCACAGCCCTACAAGATCTGCGCTGTGCCTCGGTAGGCAAGCCTCAGCCACGATCCTTACAGGGAGAATCCTTTGTCAGGAGTGCTGAAAACAAGGTCcttgcagctctgctctgctcaagggagaggcagggctgtttgtttcttttaaagcagttgctaaataatttcctttataTGTGGACCTTGTGCTCTGTTTGCCATGAGAAATGTCAtcagcctgggagctgccagggcacttTCAGGCCCTATGGCACTGTAAATGAATGAGAGGTTTGGGGCCTTCCTAATTTTATGATGGATGGCCATAGTTCACCTTGGCAAAATGAGGGACACTTGAGAGATTGCAGTGTAGAGGCTGTGGCTGTGTACAGTCGAAGAGCAATACCAGCCCTTGTTTTGTAACACTAATACAAGAATACAAGCAGTAATTCATCACCATTTTAAGGAAATGTActcctctaaaaaaaaaaaaaaaaagtctctctctAACAGCTCTCTCTTATGTATCAATAAATGTTTACCAAAACATTTTTGGCATGAAGCATTCTGCAAAGTAAAGACCAACACAGGACATGTCCAGCACTGGCTGTAGCCTTTGGACTGCCCACATTGCTGCAGCATTGCAGGAGGCTAGCACTGTAACAGCAAAGCCAGTTCTGGTGAACTGATGGAAATAAATGACCCTGACAGAACACGTAAACTAGAACTAGGATATTTTACCTGCCCAGCATCACTGAGTGGCTGGTGTGTccaggggcagagggagctccAGCAACACATGATGTACTCAAGATTCTAATGAGAAAGAGGTTCCCTTGGAAAACACCAGCAATAAATTACTATTTTAAACAATCACATGCAAGGTGAAACAGTCCCAAGATTCACAACTGATGGTTAACACCAGTAAAAGCATTGACTGGGTGATGGCTGCACCACAGGATCCTGGTGAGGCCTCCAGGCATGagaagctgcagctcctgggagcaggACCGGGGCTGCCTGGCAggaaagcagcacagcaccagTAACACACACTCCAGTTCCTGATCACCTGCTGAGGAAATGGGGAGAAAACAATCTTTTCCTGTTAATTTACAATTTTCCCTGGAGTACTGTTCACGTATTCCTAGAGGAAGCAAATTTCTCCCAAGTGAACACAGCTTCTGGCAAGGCTCTGTCAAGCACAGGGCTTGGTGGGGAGGTTCTGTGCCAGGTGAAAGCAAGAGGTTGGAGTAAGATGCTGTTTCTGGCACTCAAAGCTGTTTTGCAGATCCATAAGGAGGACCCAAACCAATCCATTTATATAGTGCAGGAGACTTGTCTCATCCCAATTCTAGTGAGAACCTGGTCATTCCAACCCCAGCTCTCAACAcctcctctccctgtgccagctgccctcccacctgctgctgccacagggcTCCCACACCTTTCCTTGACAGCAGAAACAAGACAGTCTATTTGACTTTCTAGACCTTacatcctttcttttcctttcttgggAGAAGCAGAAGGGGAAGGCTGGAAGTAGGCTGCGTGCCTGGAATTGACTGGGAACTGGGAAAGGGGGAGCAGTGACAAGTGTCTGCTGTGTGCAGCATTACTTTCAAAGCACTCCCAGTTCGCAGGTGTCATTTGACTGTTTTGTGGTACTTTTGTTTCTCTAATGCTTGGCTCAGATTCCCATTTCCTTTCCCAAGCTGCTGCTATATCCAAAAGCTTCCTCCCCCTCCTACCCAGGCCTCTGTTGTACTTTGAGAGAAAAACACATCTCACAGGCTTCTTGAATATTTTGCCCCCTCCACCAAAACCATCTCCCACACACGGTTACCTCAACTCCTTGTCTTTGCACTCCGGGCTTTATTCCTGCACCTCTCCTCCAGGCCCCCCCTCTCACAAACATACAAACCTCCCACTGCAGTGCTTGGCTCTTCAGGAGTTACCAGAAAAGGCGTAAGTAAACAGGGTCAGGGCtgagcacagctcagctcaggCTTCCTGCACAGCTGAGTGcctcctctcttcctttctccctcagaCACACAcctgcacatttttttcttcagtgtctgAAATTGCCTTTACATCTAGtctcagaaagcagaaaaaacagttCTTCTGTATGTGGTTGTTCACCTCATGCTCACCAGGATTTCTGCCAGTGCAAAGCGGCCCTTCCACACTGAGGCATCACAGGTCCTCATCCTCAGGTCTTCCCTCTGCAAGGCTGAAGGCTGCCTGATCTTCCCCAGCATCACTTCTGGGTTGGAGCTCAGGGAACAAGAAAGCTTACAGTGAAATTAACAGTGGAGCACTTAAATCACCTGCAAAGCAGGCTGCAGAGGGCAGTCAGCTTTCTGTTCCAAATAACAGCAAACAGTGATTTAGAGAGGTACCTGTTCTGTGTCCTCTCAGGTAGATACCTATCAGGTAGATGTCCTATCAGGCAGATACCCTCCCCTCCTTCAGTAGCTGTAAGCAATTCCTGAAGTCACCTGACAGTTTATCTGTAGTAGGGTTTAGGCTTTTCACTTCCCAAAGTCCCTTGCCCAGCTCTGAGATGACTGACTGcaggctgagcagagggaaCCAGCTTTGGGTGGGAGCAGAAATATGAGCAGGAAAGAACTgagaagaggagggaaaggtAGCACAACTCATTATACACACGTTACACATCCCAGCACATGACATTTAGGTGGTATAAGTGTTATCAACATGCTGATCCAGGTCACATGTTGCCCAGAAATACAGATGCTTACATCAACTAGGGACCATTAAATGCATTTCTTGGAATAAAGAcaacaaagaattaattttaaaaatctttatgtGAATATAAAAGAactctttccaaagaaaaaaataaaaacaaaagtttaaaaattagtGCAATTTTCAAGTTCTATGCAACACAGTgtt
This genomic window from Pseudopipra pipra isolate bDixPip1 chromosome 9, bDixPip1.hap1, whole genome shotgun sequence contains:
- the LOC135419049 gene encoding cytochrome P450 2J3-like isoform X2; amino-acid sequence: MLHFLWDSISFHTLLIFLIVFLLVADYMKNRNPKNFPPTPLRLPFLGHIYMMDFKAPHITVQKYTKKYGDIFGMSMGSMKLVVVNGMRLVKEVLVNQGDNFLDRPEIPMDMFSKIGNPFNPQFTLTNAVSNVICSLTLGNRFDYHDEDFQKLLKLMHETVFLQGAITTQLYNSFPSIMKFLPGAHQTISKNWKSLKSYMQEQINKHKEDWNPSESRDYIDSYLQEIAKDKGSDTFREEHLVACTLDLMFAGTETTSSTLRWALLFMALHPEIQARVQAEIDAVIGQARQPVLEDRNNMPYTNAVIHEVQRKANIVPFSMPRVAAKDTILDGFFIPKGTVLTINITSVMFDKNEWETPNTFNPGHFLKDGKFWKRESFLAFSMGKRACLGEVLARSELFLFFTSLLQKFTFQAPPDTTLSLQPLMGITMAPQPYKICAVPR